In Deltaproteobacteria bacterium, a genomic segment contains:
- a CDS encoding (2Fe-2S) ferredoxin domain-containing protein, with protein MPKPEKIILVCSNRRPPGHPRGSCGEVGASDVLNAFREEREARELNGKITATASGCLGPCNLGTVVTVMPDNVWYKEVQPGDVKEIMDSHIEAGAPVERLLIADSEWF; from the coding sequence ATGCCAAAACCGGAAAAAATCATACTTGTTTGCAGTAACAGAAGACCGCCTGGACACCCGAGAGGGAGTTGCGGAGAAGTGGGCGCTTCCGACGTTCTTAATGCATTCAGGGAAGAAAGAGAAGCCAGGGAACTTAATGGTAAAATCACGGCGACAGCATCAGGTTGTCTCGGACCTTGCAACCTGGGAACAGTGGTAACGGTCATGCCCGATAACGTATGGTACAAAGAGGTCCAGCCTGGGGATGTTAAAGAGATCATGGATTCTCACATTGAGGCGGGAGCTCCCGTAGAACGGCTCTTAATAGCCGACAGCGAATGGTTTTAA
- a CDS encoding FxsA family protein, whose protein sequence is MFFKLFLIFTIVPVIELALLIKIGTVIGTLNTIMLVIFTAMLGAYLVKMEGISVITRFQQNMLEGRFPAEELFDGALVLIAGALLVTPGVTTDLTGFLLVIPSSRLIIKQFLKKYIKYRMSITDIHIRKF, encoded by the coding sequence ATGTTTTTCAAACTATTCCTCATATTCACCATCGTTCCCGTCATTGAGCTGGCCCTGCTTATCAAGATCGGCACAGTCATTGGGACCTTAAACACGATAATGCTTGTTATCTTTACAGCCATGCTGGGCGCTTACCTTGTGAAGATGGAGGGAATCAGTGTTATTACCCGCTTTCAGCAAAATATGCTGGAGGGCCGCTTTCCGGCGGAAGAGCTCTTCGACGGCGCTCTCGTTCTCATTGCCGGCGCCTTGCTCGTCACACCGGGTGTTACTACCGATTTAACAGGGTTCCTGCTTGTTATTCCTTCATCACGGCTTATTATCAAGCAATTTTTAAAGAAATATATAAAATACAGGATGTCCATTACGGATATCCATATCCGTAAGTTTTAA
- a CDS encoding U32 family peptidase, with protein MTETNTNLSLGPVLYDWSREELLNFYDEVADYPLSIVYIGQVVCPKMAGLTLSDLEKVGKKLEAAGKKVYISSLALVADEMDRKRVQDDAALPFPIECNDPASLQLGKGKELAAGPHITSYNVSTVNFLKSAGISRLIFPVELSIDSMKVVIDECDIKTEAFAYGNLPLAFSWRCYTSRAFGLLKSNCKYDCRKFPEGMLIEDLDRKPLFKLNGTQILSGKCSNLIREVDDLKAIGVDTLRISPQHKVTKEVVNIFSKRLAGEIDADEAMEMLNPLEKIGFCNGWSHGKAGLEFLEGDELADLALE; from the coding sequence ATGACAGAAACGAATACCAACCTATCCCTTGGTCCGGTCCTTTACGACTGGAGCAGGGAAGAACTGCTGAATTTTTATGATGAAGTAGCCGATTATCCCCTATCCATCGTTTACATCGGCCAGGTAGTCTGCCCAAAGATGGCAGGCCTTACCCTGTCCGACCTTGAGAAAGTCGGCAAAAAGCTCGAAGCAGCAGGGAAAAAGGTCTATATATCATCCCTGGCTCTCGTAGCAGATGAAATGGACAGAAAACGGGTGCAAGACGATGCGGCCCTCCCCTTCCCCATTGAGTGTAACGATCCCGCATCACTCCAACTGGGAAAAGGTAAGGAACTTGCCGCAGGCCCTCATATTACAAGCTATAATGTATCGACAGTTAACTTTCTCAAGTCTGCCGGTATAAGCCGGCTTATCTTCCCCGTCGAACTTTCTATCGATTCAATGAAGGTAGTTATTGATGAGTGCGACATAAAAACGGAGGCCTTTGCTTACGGCAATTTACCCCTCGCTTTTTCATGGCGGTGCTATACGTCAAGAGCTTTCGGTCTTTTAAAGAGCAACTGCAAGTATGACTGCCGCAAGTTTCCCGAAGGAATGCTCATTGAGGATCTCGACAGAAAACCGCTCTTCAAGTTGAACGGAACGCAGATATTAAGCGGCAAGTGTTCGAACCTGATCCGGGAAGTGGACGATCTAAAAGCAATCGGTGTAGATACACTGAGGATATCCCCTCAACATAAAGTGACAAAAGAGGTGGTCAACATTTTCAGCAAGAGACTGGCCGGTGAAATCGATGCCGACGAAGCAATGGAAATGCTTAATCCACTGGAGAAAATCGGTTTCTGCAACGGCTGGTCTCACGGCAAGGCGGGGCTCGAGTTTCTTGAAGGGGATGAACTGGCTGATCTGGCTCTTGAATAA
- a CDS encoding U32 family peptidase — protein MNSIKHENEEIMEDEKIELCCPAGNLPSLKAAIDSGADVVYLGFRNATNARNFEGLNFSNKDIGNGIEYAHKKGKKVYIAINTFPQFHDEKVWFESVDNVVHLGADAAIIANMGILQYAAETYPDLRLHLSVQGSSSNVESLNFYREHFNVKRAVLPRVLTVEEIREIKDEMSDFELEVFGFGGLCINICGRCYLSSYITGVSCNTGGVCSPSSFVSFENEGNELKVSLGSVVLNKYAPGEVTSYPTSCKGRYYFNGEELGYPIEEPSSLNVLEILPQMIGSGADSLKVEGRQRTRSYVSTMTGILRDAIDRYYDDPEGYYVDDKWMEQAAQTMEGMQTTYGSYIQK, from the coding sequence ATGAACTCAATAAAGCATGAAAATGAGGAAATAATGGAAGATGAAAAAATAGAATTATGTTGCCCTGCCGGGAACCTTCCCTCTCTTAAGGCGGCAATAGACAGTGGCGCCGATGTGGTTTATCTGGGATTCAGAAATGCCACCAATGCCCGAAATTTCGAAGGGCTCAATTTTAGCAACAAAGATATAGGCAACGGCATTGAATATGCCCATAAAAAGGGAAAAAAAGTCTATATTGCCATCAACACCTTCCCCCAGTTTCACGATGAGAAGGTATGGTTTGAATCGGTAGACAATGTTGTCCACCTCGGCGCCGATGCGGCTATCATTGCCAACATGGGAATATTGCAGTATGCCGCAGAAACCTACCCCGACCTGAGGCTTCACCTGAGTGTCCAGGGCAGTTCATCCAATGTAGAAAGCCTTAATTTCTACAGGGAGCATTTTAACGTTAAAAGGGCCGTTCTTCCCCGCGTGCTTACCGTCGAGGAGATTCGCGAAATCAAAGATGAAATGAGCGATTTTGAACTGGAAGTTTTCGGATTCGGCGGCCTCTGCATCAACATCTGCGGAAGATGCTACCTGTCGTCTTATATTACAGGCGTCTCCTGCAACACAGGCGGCGTCTGCTCGCCGTCAAGTTTCGTATCCTTTGAAAATGAAGGAAATGAACTGAAGGTGAGCCTTGGAAGCGTCGTGCTTAACAAGTACGCCCCCGGTGAAGTCACCTCTTATCCTACGAGCTGCAAGGGCCGCTACTATTTCAACGGCGAAGAACTCGGCTATCCCATCGAGGAACCGTCGTCACTTAATGTCCTCGAAATCCTCCCCCAAATGATAGGAAGCGGCGCCGATTCCCTTAAGGTAGAGGGAAGACAACGAACGAGGTCTTATGTCTCCACCATGACGGGCATACTGAGAGATGCCATTGACCGTTACTATGACGACCCGGAAGGGTACTATGTAGACGACAAGTGGATGGAGCAGGCAGCCCAGACCATGGAAGGGATGCAAACAACCTACGGATCCTACATCCAGAAATAG
- a CDS encoding secondary thiamine-phosphate synthase enzyme YjbQ, with the protein MKSYRKELCFDIPTRRAFLNITPQVKQCLRESNISEGLILVNAMHITASVFINDDESGLHQDYEKWLESLAPHEPISQYMHNRTGEDNGDAHLKRQVMGREVVVAVTDGDLDFGPWEQIFYGEFDGRRKKRVLVKIIGD; encoded by the coding sequence ATGAAAAGTTACAGAAAAGAACTCTGCTTTGATATCCCCACAAGGAGGGCCTTTTTAAATATTACGCCTCAGGTAAAACAGTGCCTGAGAGAAAGCAATATCAGTGAAGGTCTCATACTTGTCAACGCCATGCATATTACAGCTTCCGTTTTTATCAATGACGACGAGTCAGGCCTCCACCAGGATTATGAAAAATGGCTTGAGTCACTTGCGCCCCATGAACCGATTTCACAATATATGCATAACAGGACCGGTGAAGACAATGGCGATGCCCACCTCAAAAGGCAGGTCATGGGCCGTGAAGTTGTCGTTGCCGTCACCGATGGAGACCTCGATTTCGGACCCTGGGAGCAGATTTTTTACGGTGAATTTGACGGCAGGAGAAAAAAGCGGGTTCTGGTAAAAATCATCGGCGATTAG
- a CDS encoding GAF domain-containing protein: MREMSKNPEAFGKLINTIVSAIDINGMLTEVVDEIREYMGADRCSLYILDGEKNELYTRVALDCELEEIRVPVDKQSLIGYSVAADTVLNIDDAYNEKELKKIDEDLSFNDKFDKLSHYETRSVLCMAIKHRNKTIGAFQVINKPGGFLQQNIQAMNEFAPIIALAINNAVMEEKLNRASA; this comes from the coding sequence ATGAGAGAAATGTCAAAAAATCCTGAAGCCTTTGGAAAGCTGATCAATACAATCGTCTCGGCAATAGATATTAATGGAATGTTGACGGAAGTTGTTGATGAAATCAGGGAGTATATGGGCGCTGACCGATGCAGCCTCTATATCCTCGATGGTGAGAAGAATGAGCTTTATACACGAGTTGCATTGGACTGTGAACTGGAGGAGATCAGGGTCCCCGTTGACAAACAGAGCCTCATCGGTTATTCGGTTGCTGCCGACACAGTACTGAATATTGATGATGCTTACAATGAAAAAGAACTAAAAAAAATTGATGAAGATTTGTCATTTAATGATAAATTCGACAAACTGAGCCATTATGAAACCCGTAGCGTTCTTTGCATGGCAATTAAGCATCGAAATAAAACGATAGGCGCCTTCCAGGTTATTAATAAACCCGGTGGTTTTCTTCAGCAAAACATTCAGGCAATGAATGAATTTGCGCCGATCATAGCGCTTGCCATTAATAATGCTGTTATGGAAGAGAAGCTGAATAGAGCAAGCGCATAA
- a CDS encoding SDR family oxidoreductase produces the protein MDKVLIIGCGYMGKRVAKLEQARGSKITALVRSKSSAKELERLGIESIAGDLDGQNALPCLPLENTILYYFAPPPPLGLEDIRMKAFTEKHSKPPFPKVAVLISTTGVYGNCNGEWITEERPPAPQAARATRRLSAEKTLKSWGEKTGTPVIVLRVPGIYGPGKLPVKRLKEGLPLLREAESPFSNRIHADDLADACFAAARNGRRASLYNICDGHPTTMTDYFYKVADLLKIKRPPAISLEEAKKELSKGMLSYLAESKRLNNRLMREELGVTPKYPDLDSGLPSCINGQ, from the coding sequence ATGGATAAAGTATTAATCATAGGTTGCGGCTATATGGGGAAAAGAGTCGCTAAACTTGAACAGGCAAGAGGAAGTAAAATAACAGCCCTTGTTCGCTCCAAAAGCTCCGCAAAAGAACTGGAAAGACTCGGGATTGAAAGCATCGCAGGCGATCTTGACGGGCAGAATGCTCTCCCCTGCCTTCCGCTGGAGAATACCATTCTTTATTACTTTGCGCCTCCTCCCCCGCTTGGTTTAGAAGACATCAGGATGAAAGCGTTTACGGAAAAACACAGTAAACCGCCTTTTCCAAAAGTTGCAGTCCTGATTAGCACAACAGGTGTCTACGGAAATTGCAATGGTGAGTGGATAACGGAAGAGAGGCCGCCGGCTCCACAGGCAGCCAGGGCGACAAGAAGATTATCGGCTGAGAAAACATTGAAAAGTTGGGGGGAGAAGACGGGAACACCGGTTATTGTGCTGAGAGTTCCCGGCATATACGGCCCGGGCAAGCTACCTGTAAAAAGGCTGAAAGAGGGGCTGCCCCTGTTGCGGGAAGCAGAATCGCCCTTCAGTAACCGCATCCATGCAGATGACCTTGCCGACGCATGCTTTGCAGCCGCCAGAAATGGCCGGCGAGCTTCCCTTTACAACATTTGTGATGGTCATCCCACAACGATGACCGATTACTTTTATAAAGTGGCCGATCTGTTAAAAATAAAACGGCCACCGGCCATCTCATTGGAAGAGGCCAAAAAAGAACTGAGTAAAGGAATGCTTTCCTATCTTGCCGAATCGAAGCGTCTTAATAACCGGCTTATGCGTGAAGAACTGGGTGTGACACCCAAATACCCGGATCTCGACTCAGGACTTCCCTCATGTATAAATGGCCAATAA
- a CDS encoding adenylate/guanylate cyclase domain-containing protein yields the protein MKSPVKVTPFRISMIFTALAIFSYITGFSFFETMELKSLDMRFVTRGPKAPGQEVVIITIDEKSLDHYGRWPWPRKRIAELIDSLTHYGVKSIGFDIVFAEPDHNAQSIEIVEIKNKLDSLAIKNSELDLFLESKIRENDNDSILAEAIKRSGRVVLGYFFHFSDSDLKHIDKSKIREDKELNRSSYSLVQHMTEEARSVDFASTAYSVESNIEKFSKEAAGFGYFNVLPDEDGTVRWAALIMRYKDKYFPPLSLQLARNYLDDKGLKIVVDEFGVQSIVLGGRDIPTDEDGNLLINYRGVNKTFPHYSIYDVITGKVPGEKLKDKIALIGPTAIGIYDMRVTPFSGVFPGVEIHANIIDNIVHGDFLYRPEWIGMVDLVIILLIGILLGLLLPRLGPLAGALFTVAVFLLFTSGNFYAFVNEGVWLNYVYPAISIITIYTSITLYYYMTEEREKKKVKNAFQYYMTSSVVNEVLKDPEKLKLGGDKKVLSVLFSDIRNFTTISEQMSPESLVQFLNEYLTVMTDIVFRHDGVLDKYMGDAIMSIYGAPMDQADHPLRACKTALEMMQALKKLHLVWEERGLPKMNIGIGISTGPMVVGNMGSERRFDFTVMGDTVNLGSRLEAINKVYGTNVIISEDTYDGVRNEMVCRELDLVKVKGKERPAKIYELMAEKGRDGRYEKLAAGFGLALGLYREMKWDDAISAFQKVFEIRPNDLTSKMYIKRCRTLAQSPPPSDWNGVFKMTTK from the coding sequence ATGAAAAGTCCAGTGAAAGTTACGCCTTTCAGGATCAGCATGATCTTTACCGCACTTGCAATTTTTTCCTATATAACAGGTTTCTCTTTTTTTGAAACGATGGAGCTTAAAAGCCTCGATATGAGGTTTGTTACAAGAGGACCCAAGGCCCCGGGCCAGGAAGTCGTGATAATTACGATAGATGAGAAGAGTCTCGATCATTATGGCAGATGGCCATGGCCCAGGAAGAGGATTGCAGAACTGATAGATTCACTCACTCATTACGGTGTAAAGAGTATTGGCTTCGATATTGTTTTTGCCGAACCTGATCATAACGCTCAATCAATTGAAATTGTCGAGATTAAGAATAAACTGGATAGCCTTGCTATTAAGAATAGTGAACTTGATTTATTTCTGGAAAGTAAAATACGCGAAAATGATAATGATTCCATCCTTGCCGAGGCTATAAAACGATCAGGCCGTGTTGTCCTTGGCTATTTTTTTCATTTTAGTGATTCAGATCTCAAACATATTGATAAAAGCAAGATCAGGGAAGATAAGGAATTGAACCGTTCCAGTTATTCTCTGGTTCAACATATGACGGAAGAAGCCAGGAGTGTCGATTTTGCAAGTACTGCTTACTCTGTAGAATCGAATATCGAAAAATTTTCAAAGGAAGCGGCAGGTTTTGGTTATTTTAATGTCTTGCCTGATGAAGATGGAACTGTCAGGTGGGCTGCATTGATTATGAGGTATAAAGACAAATATTTCCCTCCGCTTTCATTGCAGTTGGCGAGGAACTATCTTGACGATAAAGGTTTGAAGATAGTTGTTGATGAATTTGGCGTTCAGTCGATTGTGCTTGGGGGCAGGGACATCCCTACTGATGAAGATGGAAACCTCCTCATAAATTATAGAGGTGTGAACAAAACATTCCCTCACTATTCAATATATGATGTTATTACAGGAAAAGTGCCCGGAGAAAAGCTGAAGGATAAGATTGCCTTGATCGGCCCTACAGCCATAGGTATCTATGATATGAGAGTTACGCCCTTTAGTGGTGTTTTCCCTGGCGTCGAAATCCATGCAAACATTATAGACAATATTGTTCATGGAGACTTTTTGTACAGACCTGAATGGATTGGCATGGTGGATCTTGTGATTATCCTGTTAATCGGTATTCTGCTTGGACTCTTGCTGCCAAGGTTGGGCCCTCTTGCGGGAGCTCTTTTTACTGTTGCTGTTTTTCTTCTCTTTACGAGTGGAAATTTTTATGCCTTTGTTAATGAGGGGGTTTGGCTAAATTATGTGTATCCTGCAATTTCCATTATTACAATATATACGTCAATTACCCTTTACTACTATATGACCGAAGAGAGAGAGAAGAAGAAGGTAAAGAATGCCTTCCAGTATTACATGACTTCTTCCGTTGTAAATGAAGTATTGAAAGATCCTGAAAAATTGAAACTCGGGGGAGATAAAAAAGTCCTTTCCGTTCTCTTTTCAGATATCAGGAATTTTACCACCATCTCTGAACAGATGTCGCCTGAATCCCTCGTTCAGTTTCTAAATGAATACCTGACGGTTATGACAGATATTGTATTCAGGCATGATGGAGTGCTCGATAAATATATGGGAGATGCCATTATGTCAATTTATGGCGCCCCTATGGATCAGGCAGACCATCCTCTAAGGGCATGTAAAACAGCCCTTGAGATGATGCAGGCCCTAAAAAAACTGCATCTTGTCTGGGAGGAGAGGGGGCTTCCTAAAATGAATATTGGAATAGGCATCAGTACGGGTCCCATGGTTGTCGGTAATATGGGTTCCGAGAGGCGTTTTGATTTTACCGTAATGGGAGATACCGTTAATCTCGGTTCCCGGCTGGAGGCAATTAACAAGGTTTATGGCACTAATGTGATTATTAGCGAGGATACCTATGACGGCGTGCGAAATGAAATGGTTTGCAGAGAGCTTGACCTTGTGAAAGTCAAAGGGAAGGAGCGGCCTGCAAAAATATATGAACTTATGGCGGAAAAAGGCCGTGATGGAAGGTATGAAAAGCTTGCTGCAGGTTTTGGTCTTGCTCTTGGTCTTTATAGGGAAATGAAATGGGATGATGCTATTTCAGCTTTCCAGAAAGTTTTTGAAATACGGCCTAATGACTTGACTTCTAAAATGTATATTAAAAGGTGCCGGACGCTTGCTCAATCACCTCCCCCGTCCGATTGGAATGGTGTCTTTAAGATGACAACCAAGTAG